The window CAGCCCTCCTGTCTGCCGGCGACAAAGGGAGCCATTGTTGCCGCAAAACAAGGGCCGCTCGAGTGGACTGCGGTGACGCAAGATGGAGGAACTGTGGGGTGGACGCTTGTGAAAAGTCTCCCTCTTGACGCTTCGACTCAAAAGAATATTGTGGTTGAGTAAGTCATGAAAGGAGACCTGGAAATAGCCTAAAATGACCCTAAAATTGTggctttaaaacaaaatggaagactTGATGTGTCTTTTCTGGTATTGCTTTTAAGACTTAGATGTGGGTCTGCTCTTGATAGACCTGTTTACTCAATTTCATGTCGCAAAGTCAAACTGGTTCTAGGGTTTGAACATCTCTGGCAGCTATTGGACCAAGTCTCGatgagtttcttttggcttgtcccgataggggtcaccacagcgtcaCGTCTCagatttgtttggtacagtttttaacACCGGATGCCCACGACACCCTGGTATACCAAAccgatgctctaaccactgagctctgGGGCCTCTCGGGCCAAGTCTCTATGACAAGTCTGTGACAACCTCAGTCTTCCTTGGTTTCTAGGGCCAGTTCTTGGGTTCCGGCCAAAATTGATGCTGGCAACGGCGAACCGAGGGAGAGACAAATCTCCTCTGCTCGCCCTCAGAACGTAATGAATAAATAACGTTCTCCACAAATCCATCAGCAGCAACGCTAACATCTTTAAGATGTGACGTCCAACCTGTGTACTCGCCCTCCGAAAAATTCACTTAGGTCAGATCGGTTTGGCGGACTGACTGGTATCGCCAGCGATATCTGGAGTTTAATCCCGCGAAACTTAGGGTTAGAACGTTGAATATTTGCGTCAAGTTAGGGTTTCAGATAAGGGTTTGAATGCCAGGATTAAGGTTTCAAGCACGGATCAGGATTTCAAGTCGGGGTTTTGGAGTGGCAGGGTCATGCGAGTCAAATCACGGTTAACGGTTTCTAGTTGGagcttcaaagtagggttttaaatcTGGGTTAGAGTTTGCAAATCCAATAAAGTGGCctgaggatgggggggggtgctggGAGATTAATAgcgcttttaaaaaaagaccagCATTCATCACGGTGCCTTCAGGCGCTACAAAGCAGACAATATATATTAGACTGTGTGTACAGTCACGCTGTGTGCGTTTATACGTACAACGACTGCACTTCCTGAGTTTGTCTCTTGAGCAATCAGGACACTGATTCTTCTGCGGTGCAATTCCTTCATACTTAACACTTTGCTCATATTGTTCAAATGTCACTTAACCCCATCccaacattttgtttctttttattcttttttttggagttatgtatttctttttaccTTATTGGTTGCTTCTACATTATGAGTATATaatctttattcatttttatgaggGAAATTATCTCGTGGTATGCGgactccctctagtggtacaaGAAAGATTCATTGACTATATCTTCAGtcctgtactgtatttacatttaatctttaaaaaatgtttttgtatatgTTAAGgtgctgtttttaatttaacttttaTAACTTTAACTGAATTATAAAATGCTGTAACTTATTGCCCATATAATAGAGTGGTAATTTTCAAACCACATCGTGTTTCAGTGACTTGAAATTATTGTTACATATTTACTGTTGGGGTTACATTCCAGGACGCCACAAATCTGGAATAGCTAACGTATTTATTTAACCCTccctggaccaaataaaattttgcagaaataaaaatcagatattttcagaaaatgatactctggactcaaaatttttcattatattaaacctgttgcaaatttgcaacccctgcccagaAACGGTTAATTAGTTCTCTATATTGTaaagcctccccccccccccaaagcccATACTATACATAAACATGAAGTGcagttattgtttttgtgcacTTGGGGGCGCCATTCTCACATTCTACAGTACAGCTATAtttgtggctttaaaaggcgtGGCCTGGCCTATTGTCTGGCGTGACAGGCAGCGAATGAGAACGTAAAGCAAGACTTTTTATTCATGTCAAAGGGACAGTACAAAATAAGGTAGCCGACATCACAACTAGCGACATCCTTGGGTCTGGAATCCGGATAAATAACAGGGAACAGTGAAAGGAATACGGCGGCGGTCCATTATTTACACTTGTAGGTGAGCTGCTTGCGATGGTAGTGAATCCACGCCGGCGCCGCCACCAGTCCTGACAAGTAGCCCAACGTGGCGCCCAGGCTGCAGGATATGGGCCAAACCTGGGatgaaatcaataaataagAGACCAAGGAAtggaagacgtttttttttttttttggtcattactTTGTCGTGTTATGGTAAATTGAAAAAGTAAACAAAGAACTGGTGGGATGAGTGATCTTTTCTACCGATCTATGTGAGCGACTGGTGGGTGGAGGTACCCGGGAAaggtttttccaccattaaacCATCCCGCCACAGTCTACTTGACAAATAAACGCGACCTACAAGGCCCGCCTCAAGACCTTTAATTTGAGGTGTGACTCGATGAGGGTTTGACGGGCATATGCTGACCTGCCACGCCCTGCCCCAGTCCAGAGGGATCGCGAAGGCTCCCACCCAGGCGCCCAACACCGTCATGGCCACCGTGATCTGGAGGCAGGTGTCCCACACGGACATCGCTCTGTGAATCCAAGGCAGGCAAACCCGTTACATCGGTTTCTTTCAAACACTGTGGTCCAGGTACAGCGGTACCATAATGTCGGGGTTTAATTCTATCATTTTTTTCGGTTTTATACCGACCCGTGACGACTGAAGACCCGGACCCAGGCCTGGAAGTTTGGGCCGAGGATGCAGAGACACCGGAGCGTGGTGAGCGAGGACAGCAGCACGGCCAGGGAGAAGGTTTCTAGAGCCGAGCTGGAACGCAGACGcacgcaaaa of the Syngnathoides biaculeatus isolate LvHL_M chromosome 22, ASM1980259v1, whole genome shotgun sequence genome contains:
- the pigf gene encoding phosphatidylinositol-glycan biosynthesis class F protein isoform X2 produces the protein MLSSKFTKDEECSVPCCKCSFTNSIIIIIILLLMSRHFHSIPLLSRLIRSCLYFSLSCLFFHTVIVLYGAPLIDSALETFSLAVLLSSLTTLRCLCILGPNFQAWVRVFSRHGAMSVWDTCLQITVAMTVLGAWVGAFAIPLDWGRAWQVWPISCSLGATLGYLSGLVAAPAWIHYHRKQLTYKCK
- the pigf gene encoding phosphatidylinositol-glycan biosynthesis class F protein isoform X1; amino-acid sequence: MWDYEIRAMVSTHATIALSVLVATVVPAAIVPGFSVYGTHLLWIYSVSGAVAAVSVAFFWLLGISPPTRKHTIGYKLSRLIRSCLYFSLSCLFFHTVIVLYGAPLIDSALETFSLAVLLSSLTTLRCLCILGPNFQAWVRVFSRHGAMSVWDTCLQITVAMTVLGAWVGAFAIPLDWGRAWQVWPISCSLGATLGYLSGLVAAPAWIHYHRKQLTYKCK